Proteins found in one Prochlorococcus marinus XMU1405 genomic segment:
- a CDS encoding glycosyl transferase, which translates to MDFQQGLITTIHEYGVTRNLLKELNKSLKKRSTSILIPCLYEEFERPALKDIREVLKDLSGLNELVIALSAKTVEQVKAAKSFFDSMPFPVHVQWTNSPSVIELLKSQEKNGLELLGTPGKGWAVWQGIGVATRKSEVVALFDADIRTFSPLYPSRMILPLLDESYGISYVKAFYSRLSLETNQLQGRATRLFVGPLLASLEQLVGKGPFLQYLQSFRYPLAGEFAFTKDLAMNLRIPCDWGLEIGLLSEVYRNVRTSKIAQVDLGLFDHKHKNIGDSSKEGLQKMCTEILSSVLRGLMEHQAETLTSTQLATLEVLYKRVGEDRVKQFGLDSAVNQLPYDRHEEELSVQKFAKLLRPATEDYLACPTTQQLPSWSRVLSCENKLQDDLAIAGSKDIKTTEKELIKNF; encoded by the coding sequence ATGGACTTTCAACAAGGGTTAATCACAACAATACATGAATATGGAGTTACAAGAAATTTACTTAAAGAATTAAACAAAAGTCTTAAAAAAAGATCAACTAGCATTTTAATACCTTGCTTATATGAAGAGTTTGAGCGTCCAGCATTAAAAGATATAAGAGAAGTTTTAAAAGATCTTTCAGGCTTAAATGAATTAGTTATTGCTCTCTCTGCAAAAACTGTTGAGCAAGTTAAAGCAGCAAAATCATTTTTTGACTCAATGCCATTTCCAGTTCACGTTCAATGGACTAATTCACCCTCTGTAATAGAGCTGTTAAAAAGCCAAGAAAAAAATGGGTTAGAACTTTTAGGAACTCCAGGTAAAGGATGGGCTGTCTGGCAAGGCATAGGAGTTGCAACAAGAAAATCAGAAGTAGTCGCTCTTTTTGATGCTGATATAAGAACTTTTAGCCCTTTATATCCTTCAAGAATGATACTTCCACTTCTAGATGAATCATATGGAATATCATATGTAAAAGCTTTTTACAGCAGGTTATCCTTAGAGACAAATCAATTGCAAGGCAGAGCAACAAGATTATTTGTAGGCCCCTTATTGGCAAGTCTTGAGCAGTTAGTTGGGAAGGGTCCCTTTTTACAATATCTTCAATCATTTAGATATCCATTAGCAGGTGAGTTTGCTTTCACTAAAGACCTAGCTATGAATTTACGAATTCCTTGTGACTGGGGTTTAGAGATAGGTTTATTATCAGAAGTTTATAGAAACGTAAGAACGTCCAAAATAGCTCAGGTTGACCTTGGTCTGTTTGATCATAAACATAAGAACATAGGTGATTCTTCTAAAGAAGGATTGCAAAAAATGTGTACAGAAATACTTTCAAGTGTTTTAAGAGGTCTCATGGAGCATCAAGCGGAAACATTGACTAGCACTCAATTAGCAACTTTAGAAGTTCTTTATAAAAGAGTTGGAGAAGATAGGGTAAAGCAATTTGGTTTAGATTCAGCAGTAAATCAACTTCCATACGATAGGCACGAAGAAGAGCTATCAGTTCAAAAATTTGCGAAACTATTGAGACCTGCTACAGAAGATTACCTGGCTTGCCCTACAACACAACAGTTACCTAGTTGGTCAAGAGTTCTCTCTTGTGAGAACAAACTGCAGGATGATTTAGCCATTGCTGGCTCAAAAGACATAAAAACTACTGAAAAAGAATTAATTAAAAACTTCTAA
- a CDS encoding sugar phosphorylase — MKQIDSEKKLDRLKIYKLLKTIYSDNTTEEINCISNQLLQILDDFSEKSAYEEISNKERWNESHSVLITYADNIYKNGEPTLITLRDLLSNYFGSLSKVVHILPFLRSTSDGGFAVSSYESLEEKFGSWEDLKSISKNHDLMADLVLNHISSSHPWVKEFIKSQEPGISNIFSPNENLDWSNVVRPRSSSLFSQINTEDGPKKVWTTFGPDQIDLNWHNPKMNLEFLNLIITYLSNGIKWFRLDAVGFIWKESGTTCLHLPKAHSIVKILRILLNNLLDDGVLITETNVPQKENLSYLIPEDEAHMAYNFPLPPLLLEAIITSRADILNSWIFDWPNLPDNTTLFNFTASHDGVGLRALEGLMNDHRIKDLLINCEKRGGLVSHRRLSNGEDKPYELNISWWSAMEDSGRDSNRYQFERFILTQLLVMALKGVPAFYLPALLASENDIKSFSMTGQRRDLNREKFKSENLLSILNNPESNASKNLKYLCDAMDVRSELKQFHPCSEMECLSKGRSDIVVIKRGKGSESVFAIHNMTENKINYQLNDNDLPKIIDNDFNALDFLKSTKYNWKNISLDPFQVIWLRAL; from the coding sequence GTGAAGCAAATTGACTCAGAGAAAAAATTAGATAGATTAAAAATTTATAAATTGTTGAAAACAATTTATTCAGATAATACTACAGAAGAAATTAATTGTATTTCAAATCAATTATTACAGATTTTAGATGATTTCTCAGAGAAATCTGCTTATGAAGAAATAAGTAATAAAGAAAGGTGGAATGAATCTCATTCGGTTTTGATAACTTATGCAGATAACATTTACAAAAATGGGGAGCCAACATTAATTACTCTTCGAGATTTATTAAGCAATTATTTTGGCAGTCTTTCAAAGGTTGTACATATTCTTCCTTTTCTTAGATCTACAAGTGATGGAGGTTTTGCTGTTTCTAGTTATGAATCGTTAGAAGAGAAATTTGGTAGTTGGGAGGATCTTAAAAGTATTTCAAAAAATCATGATTTAATGGCTGATTTGGTTCTAAACCATATTTCATCATCTCATCCATGGGTTAAAGAATTTATTAAATCCCAAGAACCAGGTATATCAAATATTTTCTCACCGAATGAAAATCTTGACTGGTCAAATGTTGTTAGACCAAGAAGTTCATCTTTGTTTTCTCAAATAAATACTGAAGATGGTCCTAAAAAAGTATGGACAACTTTTGGTCCAGATCAAATTGATTTGAATTGGCATAATCCAAAAATGAATCTTGAGTTCTTAAATTTAATTATCACTTATTTATCGAATGGAATTAAATGGTTCAGACTAGATGCTGTAGGTTTTATTTGGAAAGAATCAGGGACAACATGTTTACATTTGCCAAAAGCACATTCGATTGTAAAAATTTTAAGAATTCTTTTAAATAATCTTCTTGATGATGGAGTTTTAATAACAGAAACCAACGTTCCTCAAAAAGAGAATCTGTCTTATCTTATTCCAGAAGATGAAGCCCATATGGCATATAATTTCCCATTGCCTCCTCTTTTACTGGAAGCAATTATTACTTCAAGAGCCGATATTCTAAACTCATGGATTTTTGATTGGCCAAATTTACCAGATAATACTACGCTTTTTAATTTCACCGCATCACATGATGGTGTGGGGTTAAGAGCACTTGAGGGTTTAATGAATGATCATAGAATTAAAGATTTATTGATTAATTGTGAGAAAAGAGGTGGACTAGTAAGCCATAGACGTTTATCAAATGGGGAGGATAAACCATATGAATTAAATATTAGTTGGTGGAGCGCAATGGAAGATTCAGGTAGAGATTCTAATCGATACCAATTTGAGAGGTTTATCTTGACTCAATTATTAGTTATGGCTTTAAAGGGGGTTCCTGCTTTTTATCTGCCAGCATTACTTGCTTCAGAAAATGATATAAAAAGTTTTTCTATGACAGGTCAAAGAAGAGATCTGAATAGAGAAAAATTTAAATCAGAAAATCTTCTATCTATTTTAAATAATCCTGAATCTAATGCTAGTAAAAACTTAAAATATCTTTGTGATGCTATGGATGTCAGATCAGAATTAAAGCAATTTCACCCTTGTTCGGAAATGGAATGTTTGTCTAAAGGTAGAAGTGATATTGTTGTAATCAAAAGAGGTAAAGGCTCTGAGTCTGTTTTCGCGATTCATAATATGACTGAAAATAAAATCAATTATCAATTGAATGATAATGATCTGCCAAAAATAATTGATAATGATTTCAATGCCTTAGATTTTTTAAAATCAACTAAATATAATTGGAAAAATATTAGTCTTGATCCTTTTCAAGTTATTTGGCTTAGAGCTTTATAA
- the yedP gene encoding mannosyl-3-phosphoglycerate phosphatase-related protein YedP, giving the protein MIDNSSIWVVSDVDGTLMDHSYDLSPAKETIKKLQKLSIPVILCTSKTASEVRVIRKELNLTDPYIVENGAAIYGESLEKVNGEIILGIQYEFLEEIINSISNEIDYKLIPLNNLNDQEATQLTGLKGNSLKLMRDRHWSLPFLNPPSTLEEKINICCKKFKVDVFKGNRMSHLLSTKSNKGKAINALKEYSNIQNIEIIGLGDSPNDLPLLLNSDIKIVIPGIDGPNLNLLDQLKDFEFTLASEPNGYGWKNEINRLINKRELS; this is encoded by the coding sequence ATGATAGATAATTCTTCTATTTGGGTAGTAAGTGATGTAGATGGTACTCTAATGGATCATTCTTATGATTTATCACCTGCTAAAGAAACTATAAAAAAACTACAAAAATTATCTATACCTGTAATTCTTTGCACAAGCAAGACGGCATCTGAAGTAAGGGTTATTAGGAAGGAACTAAATTTAACTGATCCCTATATTGTTGAAAATGGTGCAGCAATATATGGTGAATCTCTTGAAAAAGTTAATGGAGAAATTATTCTTGGAATACAATACGAATTTCTTGAAGAAATCATAAATTCTATTTCTAATGAAATTGATTACAAACTTATTCCTCTAAATAATCTTAATGATCAAGAAGCAACTCAGCTAACAGGTTTAAAAGGTAACTCTTTGAAATTAATGCGTGATAGACACTGGAGCTTGCCTTTTTTAAATCCGCCAAGTACTTTAGAAGAAAAAATTAATATTTGCTGTAAAAAATTTAAGGTTGATGTTTTCAAGGGAAATAGAATGAGTCACTTATTATCTACAAAATCGAATAAAGGTAAAGCTATAAATGCTCTTAAAGAATATTCAAATATTCAAAATATTGAAATTATAGGTTTGGGTGATTCTCCAAATGATTTACCTCTTCTTTTAAACTCAGATATTAAAATTGTTATCCCAGGAATAGATGGACCTAATCTAAATTTACTAGATCAATTAAAAGATTTTGAATTTACTTTAGCTTCTGAACCAAATGGATATGGTTGGAAAAATGAAATTAATAGATTAATTAATAAACGAGAACTAAGTTAG
- a CDS encoding kinase codes for MKDLDINFPHDKFEKLIIDIGWESLDDWFNFWNNQINILSIEQYWNNKVNDDWIWGLALPLLSQAYKFQKNLSDRKIIGISALPGTGKTTLGKWLEAISLKLNFKIAVISIDDFYLPSDEMELAIKNNPWNVSRGFPGSHSVNLMHEKLLNWKINGELNVPVFDKSLRNGLGDRSHWRSDYPDLLILEGWFLGIKPYSFDLNHQSINTLNLSLKESSYIFKIQNNLKEYLDIWNLIDNIWHIKPLKIEYMNIWKKHQEKEMFLQKGKALQDEKLSNFLRMLNVSIPHKSFDFIKSYALLLIDQERNLVEAGLNS; via the coding sequence ATGAAGGATTTAGATATTAATTTTCCTCATGATAAATTTGAAAAATTAATTATTGATATTGGTTGGGAATCCTTGGATGATTGGTTCAATTTTTGGAATAATCAAATAAACATTCTTTCAATTGAGCAATATTGGAACAATAAAGTGAATGATGATTGGATTTGGGGTTTGGCTTTACCTCTTTTATCTCAGGCATATAAATTTCAAAAAAATCTTTCTGATAGAAAAATAATTGGGATCTCAGCTCTACCTGGTACAGGTAAAACAACATTAGGTAAATGGCTCGAAGCCATATCGTTAAAATTAAATTTCAAAATTGCGGTTATTTCAATTGACGACTTTTATCTACCATCAGATGAAATGGAATTAGCAATTAAAAATAACCCTTGGAATGTCTCAAGAGGGTTTCCTGGTAGTCATTCAGTAAATTTAATGCATGAGAAATTATTAAATTGGAAGATAAATGGAGAATTAAATGTACCAGTTTTCGATAAATCTTTAAGAAATGGTTTAGGAGATAGATCTCATTGGAGATCAGATTATCCTGATTTATTAATTCTTGAAGGATGGTTTTTGGGAATCAAACCTTACTCTTTTGACCTAAATCATCAATCTATAAATACATTAAATTTGAGTCTAAAAGAATCTTCTTATATATTTAAAATTCAAAATAACCTAAAAGAATATTTAGATATTTGGAATTTAATAGATAATATTTGGCACATAAAGCCCTTGAAGATTGAATATATGAATATATGGAAAAAACATCAGGAAAAAGAAATGTTTTTACAAAAAGGTAAAGCCCTTCAAGATGAAAAATTATCCAATTTCTTGAGAATGCTTAATGTCTCAATTCCTCATAAAAGTTTTGATTTTATAAAATCTTATGCGCTTTTATTAATTGATCAAGAAAGAAATTTAGTTGAGGCTGGATTGAATTCGTAG
- a CDS encoding DUF1830 domain-containing protein, producing MVEFSYKNEGCRMVVLRCIGPSNFFLERVLFPTDILTFMAPNDSRVEIWGNELYGPKLEERIRISADNEDSTLVA from the coding sequence ATGGTTGAGTTTTCTTACAAAAATGAAGGATGTAGAATGGTTGTTTTGAGATGCATTGGCCCATCAAATTTTTTCTTAGAGAGAGTTTTATTTCCAACTGACATTCTTACTTTTATGGCTCCAAATGATTCGAGAGTTGAAATCTGGGGAAATGAATTATATGGCCCTAAGTTGGAAGAGAGAATAAGAATTTCTGCAGATAATGAAGATTCGACTTTAGTAGCATAG
- a CDS encoding undecaprenyl-diphosphate phosphatase encodes MEYLKFILYGLIQGLTEFIPVSSTAHLKVISLFLGIDDPGASLSATIQIGSVLAIGWYFKNDIFNFRSQSSKKFLENLHHERLLGSILVGTIPIVLLGGSIKIFIPYFFDNILRSNLSIALVSFLMAFFMYLADSAKRGSINIKNHNYSDSFLIGLFQAFAIFPGVSRSGVTISTALISGWERRDAAKFSFLLGIPAISLAAIVEFISSFKEIYSLGFLPFFVGLVTTFLSSLLAIDFLLKYFSSNGLKIFIIYRVIFGVVILLYL; translated from the coding sequence TTGGAATATTTAAAATTTATTTTATATGGCTTAATTCAAGGCTTGACTGAATTTATTCCTGTAAGTAGTACAGCTCATTTAAAAGTTATATCTCTTTTTTTAGGTATTGATGATCCTGGCGCATCTTTGTCAGCTACTATTCAAATTGGAAGTGTTTTAGCCATAGGTTGGTATTTTAAGAATGATATTTTTAATTTCAGAAGTCAATCTTCCAAAAAATTTCTTGAAAATCTCCATCATGAACGGTTATTAGGTTCTATTTTGGTTGGTACTATCCCAATTGTTTTACTTGGTGGCAGTATAAAAATATTTATCCCTTATTTTTTTGATAACATTCTCCGTTCAAATTTATCAATAGCATTAGTCTCATTTCTAATGGCTTTTTTTATGTACTTAGCAGATAGTGCGAAAAGAGGATCTATTAATATTAAAAACCATAATTATTCAGATAGTTTTTTGATAGGTTTATTTCAAGCATTTGCTATTTTTCCTGGTGTTTCAAGATCGGGTGTTACTATATCTACTGCTCTAATATCAGGATGGGAAAGAAGAGATGCTGCGAAATTTTCTTTTCTTTTGGGTATACCAGCTATCTCACTTGCAGCGATTGTTGAGTTTATTTCTTCTTTTAAAGAAATTTATTCATTAGGTTTTCTTCCTTTTTTTGTTGGCCTTGTTACGACATTTTTGTCGTCTTTATTAGCTATAGATTTCTTATTAAAGTATTTTTCTTCAAATGGGTTGAAAATATTCATTATATATAGAGTAATTTTTGGTGTTGTAATTCTTTTGTATTTATAG
- the msrA gene encoding peptide-methionine (S)-S-oxide reductase MsrA has product MLQFLKKIMSNEGVNSANNAHPLHRVLKTDIKKDPNIHEDEIIFGCGCFWGAEKCFWKLPGVITTSVGYAGGKKSNPTYYEVCSGLTGHSEVVRVIWDKREIDISDLLKMFWECHDPTQKNRQGNDMGTQYRSAIYYTKEDNFKIILASKEQYQKELNTKNLGLIETEIKMIDSYFYAEQYHQQYLASAGSRQYCSASPTKVKLGFFNGCNYKLKDHIWEKFNWEVDKCVLRSDNNPIKNNI; this is encoded by the coding sequence ATGCTTCAATTCCTGAAAAAAATTATGAGTAATGAAGGGGTAAATTCAGCTAACAATGCTCATCCACTACATAGGGTATTAAAAACAGATATAAAAAAAGATCCTAATATACATGAAGATGAAATAATTTTTGGATGTGGTTGTTTCTGGGGAGCTGAAAAATGTTTTTGGAAACTTCCTGGAGTTATAACAACTTCCGTAGGTTATGCTGGTGGCAAAAAAAGTAATCCAACTTACTATGAAGTATGTTCCGGCTTAACTGGTCATTCAGAAGTTGTAAGAGTTATATGGGATAAAAGGGAAATAGATATAAGTGATTTATTAAAAATGTTTTGGGAATGTCATGACCCTACTCAAAAAAACAGACAAGGTAATGATATGGGAACTCAATATAGATCTGCAATATACTATACAAAAGAAGATAATTTTAAAATCATATTAGCCAGTAAGGAACAATATCAAAAGGAATTAAACACAAAAAATCTTGGCTTAATTGAAACGGAAATAAAAATGATTGATTCATATTTTTATGCAGAACAATACCATCAACAATATCTTGCATCTGCTGGAAGCAGGCAGTACTGTTCTGCTTCTCCTACAAAAGTTAAGTTAGGATTTTTTAATGGATGCAACTATAAATTAAAAGACCATATATGGGAAAAGTTTAATTGGGAAGTTGATAAGTGTGTATTGAGATCTGATAACAATCCTATAAAGAATAACATTTAA